From a single Ochotona princeps isolate mOchPri1 chromosome 12, mOchPri1.hap1, whole genome shotgun sequence genomic region:
- the LOC101534181 gene encoding G-protein coupled receptor 183, whose translation MTNNFTTLSVPPQGNDCDLYAHHSTASVLMPLHYSLVFVVGLVGNLLALVVIVQNRKKINSTTLYSTNLVISDILFTTALPTRIAYYALGFDWRIGDALCRITALAFYINTYAGVNFMTCLSIDRFFAVVHPLRYNKIKRVEHAKGVCVFVWILVFAQTLPLLINPMSKHEPERTTCMEYPNFEETKHLPWILLAACLIGYVLPLVIILICYTQICCKLFKTAKQNPLTEKSGVNRKALNTIIFIIVVFVLCFTPYHVAIIQHMIKKLLLPDPLECSQQHSFQISLHFTVCLMNFNCCMDPFIYFFACKGYKRKVMKMLRRQVSVSISSAVKSAPDENSREMTESQMMIHSKSSNGK comes from the coding sequence ATGACAAACAACTTTACTACCCTCTCAGTACCTCCTCAGGGCAATGACTGTGACCTGTATGCCCACCACAGCACAGCCAGTGTGTTGATGCCTCTGCATTACAGCCTGGTCTTTGTGGTTGGGCTGGTGGGAAACTTGCTGGCCTTGGTCGTCATTgttcaaaacaggaaaaaaatcaactctaCTACTCTCTATTCTACAAATTTGGTGATTTCTGATATACTTTTCACGACTGCTTTGCCGACACGGATAGCCTACTATGCACTGGGCTTTGACTGGAGAATTGGTGACGCCTTGTGTCGGATCACTGCTCTCGCGTTTTATATCAACACGTACGCGGGTGTGAACTTCATGACCTGCCTGAGCATCGACCGCTTCTTTGCTGTGGTGCACCCTCTGCGCTACAACAAGATAAAAAGAGTTGAACATGCAAAGGGTGTCTGTGTATTTGTCTGGATTCTAGTCTTTGCTCAAACCCTCCCATTACTCATCAACCCTATGTCAAAGCATGAGCCAGAAAGGACAACATGCATGGAATATCCAAACTTTGAAGAAACGAAACATCTGCCCTGGATTCTGCTGGCTGCCTGTCTTATAGGCTATGTGCTTCCACTGGTGATCATCCTCATCTGCTATACTCAAATCTGCTGCAAACTCTTTAAAACTGCCAAACAGAACCCGCTCACAGAGAAATCTGGGGTAAACAGAAAGGCTCTCAACACCATTATCTTCATTATTGTTGTGTTTGTTCTCTGCTTCACACCTTACCATGTTGCAATTATCCAGCACATGATTAAAAAGCTCCTTTTGCCTGATCCCCTGGAATGCAGCCAACAGCACTCATTTCAGATTTCTCTGCACTTTACAGTATGCCTGATGAACTTCAATTGCTGCATGGACCCTTTTATCTATTTCTTCGCGTGTAAAGGTTACAAGAGAAAAGTGATGAAGATGTTGAGACGTCAAGTCAGTGTATCAATTTCCAGTGCTGTCAAGTCAGCCCCTGATGAAAATTCTCGTGAAATGACAGAATCACAGATGATGATACATTCCAAGTCTTCAAATGGGAAGTAG